The Saprospiraceae bacterium genome includes a window with the following:
- a CDS encoding right-handed parallel beta-helix repeat-containing protein: MMRFLFILIFCVILQDSAFAQFDKLKKSLSNTSKSISKSTNETSHLKSAELPEKKSKGTSEKSDKTVTQSTATATTSGTNYYIRPDGKGKEATKDAPAKDLAAIVMQLKAGDVVHIAAGVYTSKADQSSDVMNVPVSIIGGYSLDFNTRDPWGKYKTIFSGSNDISKALTTERIGILTDKGYKDWKGEIIIDGVIVDNGARNYYSDVKEEFIRRKASSEKGMNPTPNTPGIKIRTGSGTKVIIRNCVVTNTAPTQGAIDVQVGKDGSATIENNLIVNNTGEGIMCKSNHHSATGQPSYYVRNNTILFTWKYDAIASHGGNSLMFDNSLTMVVENNVFGFSDYGGVNNIKQCKTVTLKNNLFVGHKKYDYQEYGTGLKLDEMEDYANYITRESDNNYSKEIKLDINKSWAEKYFNRVEISRAEVDAAAKVSNSGANQLRAMFGLPLQASTVKKDAEIWLHRMALEDAVKLGFQSYGNGAGCSVPVL, encoded by the coding sequence ATGATGCGATTTTTATTCATTTTGATCTTTTGTGTAATCCTTCAAGACAGTGCTTTTGCGCAATTTGATAAACTCAAAAAGTCTCTCAGTAATACTTCTAAGTCTATTTCTAAATCGACGAATGAAACTTCCCATCTGAAATCTGCTGAGTTACCTGAAAAAAAATCAAAAGGTACATCTGAAAAAAGTGACAAAACTGTCACACAATCAACAGCTACAGCAACAACATCAGGTACTAATTATTACATCAGACCGGACGGCAAAGGGAAGGAAGCCACAAAAGATGCTCCTGCAAAAGATCTTGCAGCCATAGTCATGCAGCTGAAAGCAGGTGATGTAGTTCATATAGCTGCAGGTGTTTACACAAGCAAAGCGGACCAAAGTTCTGATGTAATGAATGTACCGGTGTCCATTATCGGAGGCTACAGTCTTGACTTCAATACAAGGGATCCATGGGGGAAATACAAGACCATTTTTAGTGGATCTAATGACATTTCCAAAGCATTGACCACAGAGCGTATAGGAATATTGACGGATAAAGGATATAAAGATTGGAAAGGTGAGATCATCATTGATGGTGTTATAGTCGATAACGGTGCACGGAATTACTACAGTGATGTAAAAGAAGAATTCATCAGAAGGAAGGCAAGTTCTGAAAAAGGTATGAATCCAACACCTAATACCCCCGGCATAAAAATCAGAACCGGAAGCGGTACAAAAGTAATCATCAGAAATTGTGTTGTGACGAATACAGCTCCCACCCAAGGTGCCATCGATGTACAGGTGGGCAAAGACGGTAGCGCAACTATAGAAAACAATCTTATTGTCAATAATACCGGTGAAGGTATCATGTGTAAAAGCAATCATCATAGTGCCACAGGTCAGCCCTCTTATTATGTCAGAAATAATACTATCCTTTTTACGTGGAAATATGATGCAATAGCCAGTCATGGTGGTAATAGTCTAATGTTTGATAATTCACTGACTATGGTGGTGGAAAACAATGTCTTCGGATTTAGTGATTATGGTGGCGTCAATAATATCAAACAATGTAAAACAGTAACCCTAAAAAATAATCTGTTTGTTGGCCACAAAAAGTATGATTATCAGGAGTATGGTACCGGGCTGAAATTAGATGAAATGGAAGATTACGCCAATTATATCACCAGAGAATCCGATAACAACTATTCAAAGGAGATAAAACTGGATATCAATAAGTCATGGGCGGAAAAATATTTCAACAGAGTAGAAATTTCAAGAGCTGAAGTAGATGCTGCTGCAAAAGTTTCCAATAGCGGAGCCAATCAGTTACGGGCTATGTTTGGATTGCCCCTTCAGGCCAGCACTGTCAAAAAAGATGCGGAAATATGGTTACATAGGATGGCACTTGAAGATGCAGTTAAACTCGGCTTTCAGTCCTATGGTAATGGTGCAGGATGTTCAGTTCCCGTTTTGTAA
- a CDS encoding tetratricopeptide repeat protein — protein MTRKDHKYKFILHVIMLTLYTNVYGQATDLFEKRVAYFDKKFGRGNAFTQQKDINEALSFKDSLVRSQKYDLIAEHWKTLGKMYQQIGRMSSAEKSFLASIQAGQQGKDSIWVANTYSRLGSFYSTENRVFPALECQLKALELLEKYEKPQKSVPEVYNDIAKAYIQLGDLTTAEQYLGKSVRLKKELNDTLRMGIITTLYADIYRMKGDFKKAEEYYQKDIPKRLRQKNYEGLVISYHGLGDTYLAWNKYDAAEITYMKALQAADTIKRYRTIGLSLVKLGNLYLKTGKFDEAEKAFKRAITECTQVDSRVYQLSAYYAMYELNKSRGNVTEALQFMEKYTEINQLNARESMQLKSDDMKAAYELKERENELIRLDAENKKNAQTQQILIIGIAILLLLSGFLIYLYFARNILLKSLSKSQQNTQKLLNEKEELYSNLEATHHHLVHSEKMASIGTMTAGIAHELNNPVSSIHASAEALKMDYEELRPLFKILKEIKLSNDSDDLLKIKEALSFIDIDYITIELQTLLNTIMNGSQRTSEIIKGLKTFARDSGEVRQSYKIEEGIDAALLLLHHKMKDQIIIHKSYHFGKSITCNVSKINQVFLNILDNAIQAMSEYGILTIETMHEHEQCIIRISDNGFGMDLTTQKKIFEPFFTTKEIGNGTGLGLAISYAIIKEHHGDIKVTSEPAKGTTFVVSLPL, from the coding sequence ATGACCCGCAAAGACCATAAATATAAATTTATTCTGCATGTCATCATGCTGACATTGTACACCAATGTTTATGGTCAGGCAACGGATTTATTCGAAAAAAGAGTAGCATACTTTGATAAGAAGTTTGGTCGGGGAAATGCATTTACTCAACAGAAAGATATCAATGAAGCTTTAAGCTTTAAAGATAGTTTGGTACGAAGTCAAAAATACGATCTGATTGCTGAGCATTGGAAAACGTTGGGGAAAATGTATCAGCAAATTGGCCGGATGAGTAGTGCGGAAAAGTCTTTTTTAGCATCTATACAAGCCGGACAGCAAGGGAAAGACAGTATTTGGGTGGCTAATACTTATTCAAGATTGGGTAGTTTTTATTCTACTGAAAACAGAGTTTTTCCAGCACTTGAGTGTCAACTGAAAGCGCTCGAACTACTTGAAAAGTATGAAAAGCCCCAAAAGTCTGTTCCGGAAGTATACAACGATATAGCGAAGGCTTACATACAATTGGGTGATTTGACCACTGCAGAACAATACCTGGGAAAATCGGTCCGATTGAAAAAAGAATTGAATGACACTTTGCGAATGGGTATTATCACCACGCTTTATGCGGACATTTACAGGATGAAAGGTGACTTTAAAAAGGCAGAAGAATATTATCAAAAAGATATACCCAAAAGACTCAGACAAAAAAATTATGAAGGATTGGTGATAAGTTATCATGGTCTTGGGGATACATATCTGGCATGGAATAAATATGATGCCGCTGAAATCACATATATGAAAGCACTTCAGGCTGCTGACACGATTAAAAGGTACAGAACCATTGGATTGTCCTTAGTGAAACTGGGGAATCTATATTTGAAAACAGGAAAATTTGATGAAGCTGAAAAAGCATTCAAAAGGGCCATTACGGAATGTACACAAGTTGATTCCAGGGTATATCAGTTGAGTGCTTATTATGCTATGTATGAGTTGAATAAGAGCAGAGGAAATGTAACTGAAGCACTTCAATTCATGGAAAAGTATACAGAAATTAACCAACTCAATGCCCGTGAATCCATGCAGCTCAAATCTGACGATATGAAAGCAGCTTACGAACTGAAAGAAAGAGAAAATGAGCTGATTCGACTGGATGCGGAAAACAAAAAAAATGCACAAACACAACAGATTCTGATTATAGGAATTGCCATCTTATTATTATTGTCAGGATTTTTGATTTATCTATATTTTGCCAGAAATATTCTGTTAAAATCACTTTCTAAATCACAGCAAAACACTCAAAAACTTCTAAATGAAAAGGAGGAATTATACAGTAATCTTGAAGCTACTCACCATCATCTGGTTCACAGTGAAAAAATGGCATCCATTGGAACCATGACTGCCGGAATAGCCCATGAACTTAACAATCCTGTTAGCTCCATTCATGCGAGTGCTGAGGCACTTAAAATGGATTATGAAGAACTGCGGCCATTATTTAAAATTTTAAAAGAGATTAAACTTTCTAATGATTCTGATGATTTGCTTAAAATAAAAGAAGCACTCAGTTTTATAGACATAGATTATATCACTATTGAACTACAAACTTTGTTGAATACAATTATGAATGGCTCGCAACGCACATCAGAGATCATAAAAGGTTTGAAAACCTTTGCAAGAGATAGTGGTGAAGTCAGGCAATCCTACAAGATTGAAGAAGGTATAGATGCGGCATTGTTACTTCTGCATCATAAAATGAAAGATCAAATAATCATCCATAAATCCTACCATTTCGGAAAATCAATTACATGCAATGTCAGTAAAATAAATCAAGTATTCTTGAACATACTTGACAATGCTATTCAAGCTATGAGTGAATATGGAATTCTAACCATTGAAACAATGCACGAGCATGAGCAATGCATTATCAGAATATCAGATAATGGCTTCGGAATGGATCTCACCACGCAAAAGAAGATTTTCGAACCATTTTTTACGACAAAAGAAATCGGAAATGGGACAGGTTTGGGATTGGCAATCAGCTATGCAATCATCAAAGAACATCATGGCGATATTAAGGTAACTTCTGAGCCGGCCAAAGGAACAACCTTTGTTGTTTCGCTTCCTTTGTAA
- the cas9 gene encoding type II CRISPR RNA-guided endonuclease Cas9 (Cas9, originally named Csn1, is the large, multifunctional signature protein of type II CRISPR/Cas systems. It is well known even to general audiences because its RNA-guided endonuclease activity has made it a popular tool for custom editing of eukaryotic genomes.): MGKNILGLDLGTTSIGWAYVIEDPNPEYSKIIQVGTRVNPLTTDEQTNFEKGKPVTINADRTLKRGARRTLDRYQLRRKNLIEVLTNAKIITPKTILAEDGKNTTFETWRLRAKSVTEKIETDELARVLLAINKKRGYKSSRKAKNEDEGQAIDGMAVAMRLYEERLTPGQLALQLLNEGKKHIPDFYRSDLQSEFDKVWNFQKQFYPEIYTEEFYKELKGKGQRATSAAFWGKYKFNTAENKAKSREEKRLQAYKWRSEAIEMQLQVEEAAYVITEVNNNLNNSSGYLGAISDRSKELYFNKETVGQNLYKQLVENRHTRLKSQVFYRQDYLDEFEAIWSEQSKHHKELTNELKNEIRDIVIFYQRKLKSQKGLISFCEFENQEKNINGKSKTIGQKVAPKSSPLFQEFKIWQILSNIEVRKKGSKKRAPKASNQISLFEEEKEIFIFDLETKHKLFEELNIKGNLSANKIIEILGYKPMDWELNYSQIEGNNTNKALYNAYLSILELEGYDIKDLLKVKLNKDEVHLDDLDVSASAIKDMIKRIFDTLNIKTDILEFDAELDGKEFEQQSSYQLWHLLYSYEGDDSASGNEKLYELLFKKFGFKKDQAKILANVALKDDYGSLSTKAIRKIYPHIKENKYSTACELAGYRHSASSLTREEIAKRPLRDTLDLLKKNSLRNPVVEKILNQMVNLVNAIIEKYSAKDENGKIIEYFKFDEIRIELARELKKNAKERAEMTTNINAAKIAHEKVFKTLQSEFGIKNPTRNDIIRYKLYEELKNNGYKDLYTDRYIPREILFSKQVDVEHIIPQSKLFDDSFSNKTVVYRQDNLDKGNKTAYDYIESKFGDQKLDEYTQRIERMFKLGKEEGITKAKYQKLLKQEKDIGEGFIERDLRDSQYIAKKAKNMLYDITRSVVSTSGNITDRLREDWGLINIMQELNFDKFKTLGLTEKVEKKDGSFKERIVDWSKRNDHRHHAMDALTVAFTKHNYIQYLNYLNARKDARHKLHHNIIGIENLETEIKINDEGQKTRVFKAPIPNFRQVAKEHLENVLVSHKAKNKVVTKNKNITKTAHGDKLKIELTPRGQLHKETVYGKYQYYVNKLEKIGAKFDAETINKVSNPSYKTFLLLRLQENENDPKKAFTGKNVLSKNPIYLNDEKTATLPESVNLTWLEEDYSIRKDVTPDNFKDVKTIEKVLDQRVKSVLLQRFESFGNDPKRAFSDLDKNPIWLNKSQGISIKRVTISGVKNAEFLHYKKDHFGNEILDKNGKPIPVDFVSTGNNHHVAIYRDEKGNLQERVVSLFDAVRLINAGEAVVDKTYNQGLGWQFLFSMKQNEYFVFPNEKSGFNPQEIDLLDSKNKKLISPNLFRVQTISVVQYGNNTIRDFKYRHHLETSVEDKKELIGVTYHQIKSLSPLNKIIKVRLNHLGDIISIGEY, encoded by the coding sequence ATGGGTAAAAATATTTTAGGTTTAGATTTGGGGACTACCTCCATAGGTTGGGCTTATGTCATTGAAGATCCAAATCCAGAATATTCAAAGATAATACAAGTAGGTACAAGGGTTAACCCATTAACTACCGATGAGCAAACCAATTTCGAAAAAGGAAAACCTGTTACCATAAATGCAGACAGAACGCTTAAACGTGGTGCACGTCGCACATTGGATCGCTACCAGTTACGCAGGAAAAACTTAATTGAGGTTTTGACCAATGCTAAAATAATTACACCCAAAACAATTTTGGCAGAAGATGGTAAGAACACAACTTTTGAGACATGGCGATTAAGAGCCAAATCTGTTACAGAAAAGATAGAAACAGATGAATTAGCACGAGTACTCTTGGCGATAAATAAAAAGAGAGGATATAAAAGTAGTCGAAAAGCAAAAAATGAAGATGAAGGGCAAGCTATTGATGGTATGGCCGTGGCAATGAGATTGTATGAAGAAAGGCTCACCCCAGGTCAATTAGCATTACAGCTACTTAATGAAGGGAAAAAACATATTCCGGATTTTTATCGATCTGATTTGCAATCTGAGTTTGATAAAGTATGGAATTTTCAGAAACAGTTTTATCCTGAGATATATACTGAAGAATTTTATAAAGAACTTAAAGGAAAGGGTCAAAGAGCAACATCTGCTGCATTCTGGGGTAAATACAAATTTAACACGGCGGAAAATAAAGCAAAGTCAAGAGAAGAAAAAAGACTTCAAGCATACAAATGGAGAAGTGAAGCCATTGAAATGCAGTTACAAGTAGAAGAAGCTGCATACGTTATAACAGAAGTTAATAATAATCTAAATAACTCAAGTGGATATTTAGGTGCAATCTCAGATCGTAGTAAGGAATTGTATTTTAATAAGGAAACTGTGGGTCAAAACCTTTATAAACAATTGGTGGAAAATCGTCATACTCGTTTGAAAAGTCAAGTTTTCTATAGACAAGATTATTTAGACGAATTCGAAGCTATTTGGAGTGAACAATCCAAGCACCATAAAGAACTTACTAATGAATTGAAGAATGAAATCAGAGATATAGTAATATTTTACCAGAGGAAACTAAAATCTCAAAAAGGTTTAATTAGTTTTTGCGAGTTTGAAAATCAAGAGAAAAATATAAATGGTAAAAGTAAAACTATTGGTCAAAAGGTTGCTCCAAAATCGTCACCTTTATTTCAGGAGTTTAAGATATGGCAGATACTATCCAACATCGAAGTAAGGAAAAAAGGTAGTAAAAAAAGAGCTCCGAAAGCTTCAAATCAAATTTCACTTTTTGAAGAAGAAAAAGAGATTTTCATATTCGATCTTGAAACCAAACATAAATTATTTGAAGAACTCAATATCAAAGGAAATCTGTCAGCCAATAAAATTATTGAAATTTTAGGTTACAAGCCTATGGATTGGGAACTGAATTATTCTCAAATTGAAGGAAACAATACCAACAAAGCACTGTATAATGCCTACTTAAGTATCTTAGAGCTGGAAGGATATGATATTAAAGACTTGCTGAAAGTAAAATTAAATAAGGATGAAGTTCACCTGGATGACTTGGATGTTTCTGCATCAGCTATCAAAGATATGATTAAACGGATATTTGATACGTTAAATATCAAAACAGACATTTTGGAATTTGATGCAGAATTGGACGGAAAGGAATTCGAGCAACAATCTTCTTATCAACTCTGGCATTTGTTGTATTCTTATGAAGGTGACGATTCGGCAAGTGGCAATGAAAAGTTATATGAATTATTATTTAAAAAATTTGGATTTAAAAAAGATCAAGCTAAAATTCTGGCCAATGTAGCTTTAAAAGATGATTATGGCAGTTTAAGTACAAAAGCAATTAGAAAAATATACCCTCACATAAAAGAAAATAAATATAGTACGGCTTGTGAATTGGCAGGTTATAGACATTCTGCATCATCATTGACAAGAGAAGAAATAGCTAAAAGACCATTAAGAGACACATTGGATTTATTGAAAAAAAATAGTCTGCGCAATCCCGTTGTAGAAAAAATATTAAATCAAATGGTAAATCTGGTCAATGCAATAATTGAAAAATATAGTGCCAAAGATGAAAATGGGAAAATTATTGAATATTTCAAATTTGATGAAATAAGGATAGAACTAGCCCGTGAATTGAAAAAGAATGCTAAAGAAAGAGCAGAAATGACTACCAATATTAATGCAGCCAAAATTGCTCATGAAAAGGTATTTAAGACTTTACAGTCAGAGTTTGGCATAAAAAATCCAACACGAAATGATATTATACGCTATAAATTATACGAAGAACTAAAAAACAATGGGTACAAGGATTTATACACTGATAGGTATATTCCAAGGGAAATACTTTTTAGCAAACAAGTTGATGTAGAGCATATAATACCTCAATCCAAATTATTTGATGATAGTTTTTCAAATAAAACTGTTGTGTATAGACAGGATAATCTCGATAAAGGAAACAAAACGGCCTATGACTATATAGAAAGTAAATTTGGTGATCAAAAGCTGGATGAGTACACTCAACGAATTGAAAGAATGTTTAAGTTAGGCAAAGAAGAAGGTATCACAAAAGCTAAATATCAGAAACTACTGAAACAAGAGAAAGACATCGGGGAAGGATTTATAGAGCGAGATTTAAGAGATAGTCAATACATTGCCAAAAAAGCTAAAAATATGCTGTATGACATTACGAGATCTGTAGTTTCTACTTCAGGAAATATTACAGATAGATTGCGAGAAGATTGGGGGTTGATAAATATTATGCAGGAATTGAATTTTGATAAATTTAAAACATTAGGTTTAACTGAGAAAGTAGAGAAAAAGGACGGAAGCTTTAAAGAAAGAATTGTGGATTGGAGTAAAAGAAATGACCACAGGCATCATGCTATGGATGCTCTTACGGTTGCTTTTACAAAACATAATTATATTCAATATCTTAATTATCTTAACGCCAGAAAAGATGCCAGGCACAAATTGCATCATAATATCATTGGAATAGAAAATTTAGAAACAGAGATTAAAATTAACGACGAAGGTCAAAAAACAAGAGTATTTAAGGCACCCATTCCTAATTTCAGACAGGTTGCTAAAGAACATCTAGAAAATGTACTGGTATCTCACAAGGCCAAAAATAAAGTCGTAACAAAAAATAAAAATATAACAAAAACTGCACATGGAGATAAACTAAAAATTGAGCTAACTCCAAGGGGGCAGTTGCACAAAGAAACTGTTTATGGTAAGTATCAATACTATGTCAACAAATTAGAAAAAATCGGGGCTAAGTTTGATGCAGAAACCATAAACAAAGTGAGTAATCCAAGTTATAAGACATTTCTACTTCTGCGTTTACAGGAAAATGAAAATGATCCTAAAAAGGCTTTTACAGGAAAGAATGTACTGAGTAAAAATCCAATTTATCTAAATGACGAAAAAACAGCAACATTACCGGAAAGCGTAAATCTTACATGGTTAGAAGAAGATTATTCAATACGAAAAGATGTGACACCAGACAACTTCAAGGATGTGAAAACAATTGAAAAGGTGTTGGATCAAAGGGTAAAGAGCGTTTTATTACAACGTTTTGAATCCTTTGGAAATGATCCTAAGAGAGCATTTTCAGATTTGGATAAAAATCCGATATGGCTGAATAAAAGCCAAGGAATATCAATAAAAAGAGTGACCATCTCAGGTGTAAAAAATGCTGAATTTTTACATTACAAAAAAGATCATTTTGGTAATGAAATATTGGATAAAAACGGTAAACCGATTCCTGTTGATTTTGTAAGTACCGGAAATAATCATCACGTAGCAATATACAGAGATGAAAAAGGTAATTTACAGGAACGAGTGGTATCTCTATTTGACGCAGTTCGTTTGATAAATGCAGGTGAAGCCGTTGTTGACAAAACCTATAATCAGGGATTAGGGTGGCAATTCTTATTTTCCATGAAACAAAATGAATACTTTGTATTTCCCAATGAAAAATCGGGATTCAATCCCCAAGAAATTGATTTATTAGATTCAAAAAATAAGAAATTAATTAGCCCAAATTTGTTTAGAGTCCAAACAATTTCAGTTGTACAATATGGAAATAATACCATTAGAGATTTTAAATACAGACATCATTTAGAAACATCTGTTGAAGATAAGAAAGAACTTATTGGTGTAACTTATCATCAAATTAAAAGCCTTTCTCCATTAAATAAAATAATCAAAGTCCGCCTTAATCATTTAGGAGACATTATTTCTATTGGAGAATATTAA
- a CDS encoding response regulator transcription factor — MNTEILIIEDEIPAQEHLIRQLSLIEPNITILDRLDSIESSVLWLTKYKADLIFMDIQLSDGLSFTIFDQVQIKTPIIFTTAYDAYAIKAFKVNSIDYLLKPIDEDDLRNSLLKYNDISQQTNSIDIEMLKDALLPHQRTFQERFMVTRGEKLLSVRTDQIAYFEGEDRYVYLVKKDGSRFIINYRLSDLVNLLNPAHFFRINRSFIAHFDAIQSMVNVSKSRVKVGLLPTPKRDVIVSSENNQEFKNWLNL, encoded by the coding sequence ATGAATACAGAAATATTGATTATTGAAGATGAAATTCCCGCACAGGAACATTTGATCCGTCAGTTGTCACTTATCGAGCCTAATATTACTATTTTAGACAGACTTGATAGTATTGAATCATCTGTTTTATGGTTGACTAAGTATAAGGCCGATTTGATCTTTATGGACATCCAATTGAGTGACGGACTGAGTTTTACCATTTTTGATCAAGTGCAAATCAAAACACCCATAATATTTACAACAGCATATGATGCATATGCCATCAAGGCTTTTAAAGTAAATAGTATTGACTACTTACTTAAGCCTATTGATGAAGATGATCTCAGAAATAGCTTATTAAAGTATAATGATATTTCACAGCAAACGAATTCTATTGATATTGAAATGTTAAAAGATGCTTTGTTGCCTCACCAGAGAACATTTCAGGAAAGATTTATGGTCACTCGTGGTGAGAAATTACTTAGTGTTCGAACAGATCAGATAGCATACTTTGAAGGTGAAGACAGATATGTTTATCTGGTTAAAAAAGATGGTTCAAGATTTATTATTAATTACAGGTTGTCTGATCTGGTAAATTTATTAAATCCTGCTCATTTTTTTCGTATTAACCGAAGTTTCATTGCCCATTTCGATGCCATCCAAAGTATGGTAAATGTTAGCAAAAGCAGGGTAAAAGTAGGGCTTTTACCCACTCCAAAAAGAGATGTCATTGTGAGTAGTGAAAACAATCAGGAATTTAAAAATTGGCTTAATTTATAA
- a CDS encoding histidine kinase: MAFKAVFRRNYSVHTAQKPQEAHDILSTNDIQVIISDQRMPGISGVEFLSEVSQQYPDVIRMILTGYSDMQAIIDAINKGKIYYYITKPWKFEELKVIIDTAIENFYLKQRNILLVKENHALMIKSLEQEKVQLSSQFEILINQLNPHFLFNSLSTLASLIGHDPDAAIRYTTKFAKMYRLTLEHGKEQLISVEKELEFLQTYVFLQQMRFGKNLSLELELSDTSKFVLPPYALQIPVENAIKHNVISEEKPMIIKITQNEETLHISNRIHKKQSDDISTGIGLHNLSHRYQIITGKDIQISNNEVDFIVHIPVISEE; encoded by the coding sequence ATGGCTTTCAAAGCAGTATTCAGAAGGAATTACAGTGTACATACAGCTCAGAAACCACAGGAAGCGCACGACATTTTATCCACAAATGATATTCAGGTGATTATCAGTGATCAAAGGATGCCGGGTATCAGTGGAGTCGAATTTCTAAGTGAAGTTTCACAGCAATACCCTGATGTGATACGTATGATATTGACCGGGTACAGCGATATGCAAGCAATCATAGATGCTATTAACAAAGGAAAAATCTATTACTATATTACCAAGCCCTGGAAGTTTGAAGAGCTGAAAGTTATTATCGACACAGCCATCGAAAACTTCTATTTAAAACAACGAAATATTCTTCTTGTTAAGGAAAATCATGCACTGATGATTAAATCATTGGAACAGGAAAAAGTACAATTGTCGTCACAATTCGAAATTCTGATAAATCAGCTCAATCCGCATTTTCTGTTTAATAGCCTGAGTACTTTAGCATCACTTATAGGACATGACCCGGATGCCGCAATCAGATACACGACAAAATTTGCCAAAATGTATCGGCTTACTTTAGAACATGGGAAAGAACAGTTGATTTCTGTAGAAAAAGAATTGGAATTTCTCCAAACATATGTTTTCCTGCAACAAATGAGATTTGGCAAAAATTTGTCTTTGGAATTAGAATTATCAGACACATCAAAATTTGTATTACCGCCCTATGCCTTACAGATTCCTGTAGAAAACGCTATTAAACACAATGTGATATCAGAAGAAAAACCCATGATTATAAAGATTACCCAAAATGAAGAGACTTTACATATCTCAAACAGGATTCACAAAAAGCAGTCTGATGATATTTCAACAGGAATCGGTTTGCACAATCTGAGTCATCGGTATCAAATCATTACCGGAAAGGATATTCAGATTTCAAATAATGAAGTGGATTTCATTGTTCATATACCTGTGATTTCTGAAGAATGA